DNA sequence from the Salminus brasiliensis chromosome 3, fSalBra1.hap2, whole genome shotgun sequence genome:
CTATAagatttttaaacatttgaagGAATGCACAAAATGTTACCGACTAAAGGCTACTGTCAGTTATGCAACACAAGCAAAGCAATGCTAGTTAATTAGCAGGGTAAATATTCCACCTCTATTATAGGTCAGAAAAACATATTTACGTTGTAATCAACGTTGTAATGCACTGATGTCCTAGGTCTCTGAGGAACAAAAAAAGCAGTGCCAGCATGTAATTCCAtgttggtctggtgctggttgacccgCATACTAGCATTCCCAACACAAGACCATTTTTTTGCTGTATATCATCTATGATGATCTATATAAATTGTTTTTGTGCtaaatcattaataaaatatcattGCATATCACTGATAAAATAAGAAAAGtttgaggcaaaaaaaaaaaattgtaccAAACAAAATTGCAGTGCATATTAATTTTCCTATGGTATAACAGTTTCAGCAGTGGGTTTGGAAGATTTGGAAGAATCACATGTCGCAACTGTATTGTAAAAAGAAACTGTACTGTATCTGAAGGTCCTGGTGTGAGGCCCTTGAGAAAAAAAGACACTTCCTTAAATCTGCCACAAGATCATGCTTAGCCATGGTGAAAGTGCATTGTCACGCTGGACCAATGTGTTGAATCTGTGAATTCTCAGTAGGATTCAGAGCGCTGTTTGGATTGGAAAGCATTTATTGTTCATTTTCAGTCAGAGTAATGAAACAGGGTAACTGACATCTGGAGTGTACAACAGTAATGCAGTTGGAGATCagaaaaatcatcaaaattgttacattTTGCTTTGTTAGATCAAATTTATCACATAACAAAATGATTCAAACAACAGCACTGAGCCATCTGGTCATTAATGGGAAACAGTCGATATGAAGAAATAGCTGCACTTTTACGTCAAACCCAAGTGGTTATGTGAatgtatagaaatgtaacatatGAAGCCCAGAATATATTAGAATTAGCATACAAATATCTACATGTAAAACCACTCATGTATATAAAAGTGAAATCCTCTGGAGCTGTGAACTGCAGGTAACCAGCCCGCCCAGACGCTTCATAAAACAGGTAGATCTGACATTAGCATGTGATTGACCTACAATGCTAAATCACACAGTCCTGCCCTGTATGGTTGCCTTTTACATCAGAGACAAATCCTTTCCTGTGGACATAAGTGATGAAGTAACATGCTGAACTTGATGCCTGATAGATAACGAAGGACAACACATTTGAGTTATTGCATTGAAAATCGAAGCTATAATGATTGCTCTTAGTTCGAACCTTATATAATATTTCCTTTAATATCTAACTTTAATAGACTGCTTAATATCAGCCTATAATAATCTCTCAGGGCTGCTattatcactttttttttattaacacatACGCAGAGAAGAACAAACACAGACCTGTAATCTCAGAGATATGCTCTCTGTTAGCGGATGTGGCCTGTGTCATCCAGGCCACCCTGTGTGTGAACCTATACATTAACACATTAACAGCAGTTATGACATCTTCCGTTCTCCCTGTTTTAGGGAGTTGCTGAGCAACTCTGTTTGGTCAGCATCAGACATGTTGATTGTGTCAGGAGCTTATTAAATTTCCACGAACTGAAACACTGCATCCACCAAAAGATAACATAAGGAAATAAGAATGCCTGAGTCCAAACTGAGGCTACTTTGCTCTTGTATTTGGCACGACGGCAGGACCGCTGCAAAATGAAAACACAAGCTTTTCAGGGTGAGTTTTATCCAAATTCTCCTAATCTTATGCTTGTATGATTATCTTGCTGTTTATTAATGCAATTAAGCTATTAAAAAATACTGTTTAATAGTATTCTTTTCCATTAATATCCAGAGTTGATTATGCTATTTATGCTGTTGGAAAACTTGGTCAATCTCTGTAAAATGACTAAAGCTTCATATAACTGTCCACCAACCTGGATTGAAGTGCCATAAATTGGCTTCAATTGGCTTATCCATGGTTGCCCACAACTGGGTCCTTTTGCAACAAATGTTGCAAGGTTGGACACACTTTGCAGGAATTAGGCAAAGGTCTCATTTAACCCAACAAGAAACAGTAGACTTTACTTTCCCATATGGGTCCCAATTGTGCCCAGATGATCAAATTCAGTTGATTAACAACACTGTCAAGGATAGGGGGATAGGGGGCAATTTCCCCTCAATCTCAGGTTTAGTTTTTTATGGATATTATATGTTGATATTTAGTTTCATGTTAGTTAAAGACAAGGTGAGTATCTACAAAGCATCCACAGGGGATCATTAAAATAATGTGTTAACATGCATTGTGTTTATGGTCTCTCATTAGGTTTAATGGGATTTGACATTGTTCTAAAAGCTCGTTCAAACTTGTGAAAAGAAGGCATTTGGTGGACGCAGCATTGATAGGTCAACTACCATCTACTCCTCTCACCTCTCAAAACTAATTACTGTTCTTGTGTAGTTTTGCAGTGACTCCACAGATGTTTTGTGAAAGACAAGCCCATCACCATGTTGCCCAGCCAGATGCTCTTGCTTGTCTACATCTTTACGTTCCTAGTTGGACTCCCTGCCAATATCCTTGCCTTCTGCACCTTCTGCCGCAAGATTCACCGCAAACCTGCACCAATTGACATCCTTCTGCTTAACCTCACCATCTCTGACCTCGTCTTCCTTGCATTCTTGCCCTTTAAGATGAAGGAGGCTTATGATGGCATGGTTTGGTTGATGTATGACTTCCTGTGTCCCCTCAGCAGCTTCATGTTCTTCTCTACCATTTACACTAGCACATTCTTCCTGACGGCAGTGAGCTTTGAGCGCTACTTGGGCGTTGCTTTCCCAATCCGATATGCGTTGTACCGTCGACCTCGCTATGCAGTGATTGCTAGCGTCTTCTTCTGGCTCGTGGGAACTGGCAACCTCAGCATTGTTTACATTGTGCCATTTTTGCCTTCGTGCAGTGGAAGCAATAATGACTGTACTCAAAACTGTAGTGCAAAACAACCTGCTCTGACAAGGTGCTATGACAACTTCACCCAAGAGCAGCTGGATATTCTGCTCCCAGTCCGCCTGGAGCTCTTCCTGGTGCTCTTCTGTGTACCTTTCTTCATCTGCTGCTTTTGCTACATCAACTTCATACGGATTCTGTCTGGCTTGCCCCACATTGGCCGGCGTCGGCGGCTAAGGGCcattgggctggccctggttaCTCTGATTGTGTTTGCTGTATGTTTCGGGCCCTATAATGCATCACACGTGGTAGGCTTCATTCATGAGGGAAGTGAGAACTGGCGCTCGTGGGCTTTGGCATTCAGCACCCTCAACGCCTGCCTGGACCCTATGATCTTCTACTTCTCATCATCAGCAGTAAGGAGTGCCCTTAGCGGCTTTGTGAAGGGACTCGGGGAGAAGGTTCATGTCCTGAGATGTAAGAAGCTTCAGTGTTGTCCTCTGCAGATTTCCAAGACTGAGAAATACAGAGAACCACCTCCACCTGATGACCTGAAAGGTCCTTAGCAGAGGCCAATAAATTGTTGAGAAAACATTATCTAGGGAGGATTTCTAGCTATGCTATCTGTCTAGACAACTGGCAAATATAGACAAAATACACATCATAATGATGCAAACGGCTGATAATTGAATAGAATGTATGCTTAATATGTCATCACATAATGGAATCTGCCATGGTGTTTTAATTAAATGCAGTTAACAGTTTGAAGTGTTTTGGACAGTTTAAAGGCTTTTCACATTTGGAAATGCCACTTtctaatatttattcattataattgtggttgtttattttttggagCCAGACAATTCTAATTCAGAGTTATTTATACATGGTAGTTACAGGTTGACCTAAGCCAGTATTTAAATATCCTAATTCCATAAGCAAGAGGTTTCACATACACCCCATCTCCTTGTTTCTGCATTCTTCCCATAGaggagtattttatatttatatactgtaGTTTTGTAGGTCTAGACTGTTTTcttaccctgttcttcaaggGTCAGGCCTCCACAGAGCATGTATTATTTGGATGATGGGTCATtattagcactgcagtgacactgtggTGGCGTGCTAATGTatgttgcgctggtacgagtggatcgaACACAGGTTGGttgtccaccaaccagaaatatccagccaacagctgCCTGTGGGCaacatcctgtgaccactggtGAAGGTCATTACCTCCTTTTGGGAAATATCACATCTAGTAAATGCTTTTTGTAGGCAGGTCTTTATCAGTCCATAGGACATTGCATTTATCTGACTCCGTTTGAGGTCATATGTAATACAGAACAGGGTACAGCCACTGCAGAGTCTGcaaaatcttcctgaaggtcttttgcaatAAAACTGTGGTTTTGATTAGCCTTCTAAGCAATCCTGCTAGCAAGCCTTTCCTTCAAAAAGCATTAAAACCTTAATCATTCCTGTTAACTGTCATTGTCACTCAATTAAATTAGGAACTGAGCACATGGCTACCTGGAAATGATTTGCTATCTGCTTATAGCTTTATCCGGTTTTGTGGGCACTGGTTTTTACAGAGTGCTTTACAGATGCTTAGGGAAAGGTTAGAGGAGTCAGAGTGTAAGCTTTGAAATCAGACTTTTTCTAACGATAATTGTGATCAATCCATAACCCAACAAGTTAATTTGAGTATTggagaaaaaagcaaaaataaagcactaatcttgcttaaaatctTGAAAATATGTTTCTTCCTTAACTTCATATCTCAGTTCAACTTCTACATTCTTTTAGTTTTCTTCTCAATCATTAATTTATTCTACCAGTCCCTCATCATGTTGTACAAAGTTTCTTCACCTGTAACCATTGTTTATATTTGTGACATAAGTTGGGTCTTTAAAGTAGATGTTCCagccatgttgttttttttgcaatgtAGGTTTAGAGGTCATCATAATTCTAATGTTTTAAAAGGGTTTTTTATGAGGAActggagttttgtttctttGCTAGACAAAGTCTTACAGAAGATCTAGCCCCCTTATTATTGACTGATGATGTCAAACACATCAAGAAGGAGTTTTCACCACATATTTTTTCAGCTGGATTGCAAATTTGGAATACAAATAATCACTGGGGTAGACGAGAACCATTTGAAATAGAGAACATGCCAAAAAGTATCTAAATTGGTGTTACCTTTATATTGGACATCTGTTTTTTGAGCCTACTCTGGCCCAAATTATAAAATTACAGCTATTGGAGgaaataaaaatgacattttgaaACTGTTTTCCTCTTTTTATGTTACAATTATTTGAATCCTGTCTATTCAAATGTCCATCCAAGGATTACATCCATGTAATGCCACTGGGTTTGGAATTGAAAATTTGATTTGTTTgattgctattttttttttttttgatcatTTGTTTCCACTTTGTCCTTGTAAAGTGTCCTTGTAAAGACAAGGGCTAGATAAAAATGACACATCTAAATAACTAAAACAATGACTGTAAAAATCTAATGAAGTGTTATTGAAGTATTACACAGACCACAATTTACTTCCCAAAGTTTTGTATGTAATTAGAACATGCATGAAATGTAATACcaattgtttaaataaataaataaaataaatacatataaaaatacaaacattCTCGATtatgaaatgaataaatagataaaatagtaaaaaaaaaaaaaaaaaaagcaaatcccTGATGTTTGaccccagtaaaaaaaaaattactggaTAAAATAGAATGGAAAAAGTCTACTGAACTCTCCTGGGCATCACTCAGCCAGGAATTGCACCCAGGCTTTCCACAGTAAAGAAAGTTTTCTGAAGAAACTCCTTAAGATTTTTTTGCGTTTTCTGTGTGACTTTTTTAGGAGGTTTTTCTCTGCTGGCCTGGTGTTTCCAGGATCCTCCTGTGAGCATAGGATGATGATTGCAAAAGTCATCCCATGATTTTAGTGAATGAATCAGCACAATGTTGTGGAAAAACATCTCAGGATTCCTGATGACCTCTGAGAACAGGATTGCTGCGACAGCTATGGCATCCTCTGGGCTTCTCACAATGGAGTCCACTTTGTTGTGGTTGCCCATCATGTAATAGAACAGAGGTTCACTGCATTTCTTGCTAAAAGTTGTTGTTGGCTTTAATTTAGCATAAGACAGTTTCCTCTCATCAAATCGCATGATCTGATGAAGCTTATTGGAGCCAAGAGAGTGTTTGTACTGCGGAACAACATAGAAGTCATTTCTCTGCAACTGGAGAACATATATCCCTATCTTCAAATAAACATCGTCCCTTTGTGGATTTTCTGCCCACTTACTTATGAGAAAAGAAGCATTTTGAGCATACTCCTGAAACTCCCTGTTTACGAGGGCTGTAATGCTGGTGCCAGACTGCAGAGTTATAGTTTCCATAATCGGTCCATCATCTTTTATGATCTCATGTCCAAGGTTAGCAATCCGTTTGATTTCTGGTATGGCTTTATCTTTCTCCCATGAGGTACACACTGTAGTTCCATCTTGCATGATCAACACATGTCTTGCATTGCTGGGTTCTATAGCATTCGAAGATCCAAGATTGACTCTGTCTGATTTCTCTGAAAGTGTGAAAGTGTCTTTCCAATTAGGAGGCCAAAATTTCCTCTGCATCATTTCACTGGCGTTGAGAGACAGGCACATTGGCGGtttgtcttctttctcctcTGGAGTGGTCTGTGGAAATAGTCAGAAATAATAgttcaactgtacagtttacaaTTACCCCCAGTATCTAGTTTATAAAAGCTTTACTTTGTTCTTCTGTAACAACCAAACTTCTGCTAATGTgcatttattctaataatatataatGCTGTGTACacatacagtgctgtgcaaaatTTTACATATTGGaagattttttatatattaagtGTTTTTGTGAGTGAAATGGTTGACACATGAATTTGAGAAGTTTTATTTTAAGTACACCTTTTATTAGATATTTACatggatacatgttttttttttctcaccgTGTCCGAACAAACAGGGccttcagctccagctccatTAAAATTGTCCGCAGAATTCTTGGGCTGATGGTAGTCGCTGTAGATTTTTGCATTTTGATTTAGTTTCAGTTTTCATACAGTGTAGTTAAAGCTCAGTAGCTGGAAAAGTCTGCTAGCTTCTCAAATCTGCGAGCCTTAAAatctacttaaaaaaaataacaagaatCAACATACATGGACCATGGTATCATCATTATGTCGAAAAATATGAAATACACTTAAATGTACCTGTTTTTTCTTCGCTTATGTGTTTCAGGTACGTCATCAAGTGTGAAAGAATTATTGAGTAATGGTCTCTTCTCACTGCATTTCCTAAACAAAAAGAGATCAGAGTACAGTTTGACTCCACGTTAGTGCTATGTTGTCATTATGGATCACATGATCTAAAAATGATGCAAAATTATCCTCTGATGAATGCAAGCGCTATGTTCAACAAGAAATACTGTCAATGTACGTTTGCTTAATATTGTATGTAATTTGTAAGTCATTATTATGCATTCCATGCACTTATCATGCACAAATCATGGTATAGTAATACTTCTGTCAAATTCCAACAAAACACATTCTGAACTTACTCGGAAAACATCTGAGAAGATGAAGACTTGAACCCGTTGTGGCCGTTCTGTCCAGGTGCTGCAATAAAAATAGCAACAAATTGACTGTGGTGTTCACTTGACTGATCATATGAATACTGTGTCATTCAATTAAAAGTGGAAGTATGGAGCCAAAAATATATTTGACATACTCAAATAGTGTGTACATTACTGTCAGAGCAAACCCCCCCaactccaaaatgacaaattcACAGGAGATTAAAACCTTCTTGCCAGAGGACAATGCCATTTATCTCtagtaattataatatatttgtatttgtccATTCAACAtgacattttaatattattattgacaCAATATTAAGGACAGTTGGTGTTGGTGCTTCATTCCAACAGAGACAATAAAccggtaattttttttttaaacaaattaatttCTTATTACATTTGttattacattttaacattAAATACACTTTTACCACACCTCGGCTGCAACCATAGCCACATACATCTGAACTATATACACATTGTACTAATGAATGCACTACTAATGGTGGTGTGCAATTTTATATAATGTGGTAATACACATATGGTTATGACAAATTTTGGAATCATTCTCTGTGTAATCTAGACTGCAGAATAAAccctatatataatatatatatataccctacATACAATATTTAGACAACtgtgaaaacacaaaaatgtaataattataaataacattaatataaaagGTTTTACAACCCCTCTgcttctttcagaaaatgcacccCTCTATTCAGAACACTGTTGCAGTTACATGCTTCGAGATTCTCATGTTCATTTTTTGCAttggaacaaaacaaaaagctgaAAAAAGTAAAATGTGACATCATTCCACTCAGAATTCCAGAAATGGACAgaacaaaatgagaaagaataTTCGGTAGCCCACATTTTACAAAAACAATAACTGAAATCAATCATGTTCTGTAACCATAAATGAGTTTCTTACATTTCTGTATTTGAAATTTAGACCACTCTTCCCTTGCCAACTGCTCCAGGTCTCTCAGATTTTAAGGGTCCCTTCAACCACTGTTTTGAGAACTCTCCAGTGTCCAGTCCTGGTTCAAGAGGGTTTGGAGCTGGACTCATTGCTGACCACTTCAAAATGCTCCAGCACTACGTCTTAATCCATTTCTGGTTGCTTTTTGAGGTTTGCTTTGGGTCATCGTGCTACTGGAAGACCCATGACCTCTAATGGAGACCTAGCTTTCTGACTCTGGGCCCTACATTGAGCTCCACAATTCTGTTCTTACGATTTTATAATGTGAAACAGTCTATGCCTATCCAGTGCCAGAGGTCACAAAACACCTTTGTATGTCCACCTTACATACAAAGGCCTCAAAGGCCTTCTTTTAAGGcctcattttatttttgtaaatggtACAATGACTATTGTGATGactctattttggtctcatctgtccacagtatatcactgctgtccgatgaaaaacatgaatctcaatttttgtttgtttttagttttctcagttctttaaaccctgtagctgccctGTCCACTGCGTAAATAATTTTGGATCAATAGACCAGTGTTTCTTGACCCTGCTCCTGGAGGCATCCTGCACTGaacattttagtgcttttcctgctcccaccacacctgattcaactaatcagctcTTTAACCAgccctttcagagttgcagggAGTGTGTTAAAAATGTAGCGCAGGGTacttccaggaccagggttgagaaacactgggacagaccagtagaaatgctgtaATTACTTGGAATTACTTTACACTGGAGTTTGTTTGGAAGTTGAATTTGAACAATCCTTCATAGTAATCTTCCATCAAATTTTCTCTTCCATccatgtccagggaggttaGCTAAAGTGCCATGGGCTGTATACTTAATGACGTTGAGCAGAGTGGACACAGGAACATTAAGATCTCTGGAGATGGACCTGTAGCTTTGAGATTATGCATACTTTTTTCACAACGTTGGTTCTCACATCTTTATTGTACATCAATATTTTTTGCTCTTCTTTATTTaaactggttgaatgtgtgatTTCTATTGTATCAGCACCCTTTACTGTCCACAAATACAAATTACACAAGCATCACATGATTGAAATccaacattttcttttttttttttttttttacaattttgctAATAATGTCCAGTCAATTGTTCAAGTTCTATGTGGAATAATATCTGGTTTGACCTTTTCTCTCAGCTTTTTTGTGTTTCaattcaaacacaaacacaataaaCATGAATACCAAAGCATTTGTAACTGCGACACAATTTCTTAGAGAAgtggtgcattttctgaaagaagtgcagAGGTGCCAATATTTAGATACATTTTCAAAGCTCCCCTCAAGGGAGTCTTATTCATAgttctcatccaacacctgATAACATCCAACAATGTTCAATCAGGTTAGCTGGTGACGGAATTGTCTGGGGGGAGGAGGGATGTGAAAGgcaatttaaaaatatttttgatgCCTTGATCTGATGAACCTCATTGTAAGTATACAGGTGAGTTTATATCTGTAggtatattagtgtgtgtgtaccagagctgagtctgagtcaagaccaagaccggGACacattgagtctgagtcaagaaaAA
Encoded proteins:
- the LOC140551336 gene encoding free fatty acid receptor 2, whose protein sequence is MLPSQMLLLVYIFTFLVGLPANILAFCTFCRKIHRKPAPIDILLLNLTISDLVFLAFLPFKMKEAYDGMVWLMYDFLCPLSSFMFFSTIYTSTFFLTAVSFERYLGVAFPIRYALYRRPRYAVIASVFFWLVGTGNLSIVYIVPFLPSCSGSNNDCTQNCSAKQPALTRCYDNFTQEQLDILLPVRLELFLVLFCVPFFICCFCYINFIRILSGLPHIGRRRRLRAIGLALVTLIVFAVCFGPYNASHVVGFIHEGSENWRSWALAFSTLNACLDPMIFYFSSSAVRSALSGFVKGLGEKVHVLRCKKLQCCPLQISKTEKYREPPPPDDLKGP